The following proteins are co-located in the Meriones unguiculatus strain TT.TT164.6M chromosome 4, Bangor_MerUng_6.1, whole genome shotgun sequence genome:
- the LOC110548247 gene encoding WAP four-disulfide core domain protein 12-like isoform X3, which translates to MRSDGLLVLVVVLISTALVAGDGVKGEKAGVCPVDNWRCIRTEGPLCHRDRNCEGEQKCCYLHCRYRCVQPVKTLEDRSPPLP; encoded by the exons ATGCGGTCAGACGGTCTCTTGGTCCTTGTAGTGGTCCTCATTTCCACTGCTCTGGTGGCTGGAGATGGAGTCAAAGGTG AGAAAGCAGGAGTTTGCCCGGTGGACAATTGGcgctgcatcaggactgagggcCCCCTGTGTCACAGAGACAGGAACTGTGAGGGTGAGCAGAAGTGCTGTTATCTTCACTGTCGCTACAGATGTGTGCAACCTGTGAAGACGCTGGAGGACA GGTCCCCTCCGCTTCCATAG
- the LOC110548247 gene encoding WAP four-disulfide core domain protein 12-like isoform X2 — protein sequence MRSDGLLVLVVVLISTALVAGDGVKEKAGVCPVDNWRCIRTEGPLCHRDRNCEGEQKCCYLHCRYRCVQPVKTLEDNGALISEV from the exons ATGCGGTCAGACGGTCTCTTGGTCCTTGTAGTGGTCCTCATTTCCACTGCTCTGGTGGCTGGAGATGGAGTCAAAG AGAAAGCAGGAGTTTGCCCGGTGGACAATTGGcgctgcatcaggactgagggcCCCCTGTGTCACAGAGACAGGAACTGTGAGGGTGAGCAGAAGTGCTGTTATCTTCACTGTCGCTACAGATGTGTGCAACCTGTGAAGACGCTGGAGGACA ATGGAGCCCTCATAAGTGAGGTGTGA
- the LOC110548247 gene encoding WAP four-disulfide core domain protein 12-like isoform X1, with amino-acid sequence MRSDGLLVLVVVLISTALVAGDGVKGEKAGVCPVDNWRCIRTEGPLCHRDRNCEGEQKCCYLHCRYRCVQPVKTLEDNGALISEV; translated from the exons ATGCGGTCAGACGGTCTCTTGGTCCTTGTAGTGGTCCTCATTTCCACTGCTCTGGTGGCTGGAGATGGAGTCAAAGGTG AGAAAGCAGGAGTTTGCCCGGTGGACAATTGGcgctgcatcaggactgagggcCCCCTGTGTCACAGAGACAGGAACTGTGAGGGTGAGCAGAAGTGCTGTTATCTTCACTGTCGCTACAGATGTGTGCAACCTGTGAAGACGCTGGAGGACA ATGGAGCCCTCATAAGTGAGGTGTGA
- the LOC110548245 gene encoding WAP four-disulfide core domain protein 5 — MRIQNSLLLVVLLALETQLPVALCRKKGDKSGACPPDDRPCTQVTPDQCMNDRQCPSSWKCCSRACFRQCVPRVSVKLGSCPVDQLRCLGPTKHMCNQDSDCSGRKRCCASACGRDCRDPSKG, encoded by the exons ATGAGAATCCAGAACTCCCTCCTCCTGGTAGTCCTCCTGGCTTTGGAGACCCAGTTGCCTGTGGCCTTGTGTAGGAAGAAGGGAG ACAAATCGGGGGCCTGCCCGCCGGACGACAGACCCTGCACCCAGGTGACTCCGGATCAGTGCATGAACGACCGCCAGTGTCCCTCATCCTGGAAGTGCTGCTCCCGAGCCTGCTTCCGCCAGTGTGTCCCGAGGGTCTCCG TAAAGTTGGGCAGCTGCCCCGTGGATCAACTCCGCTGCCTCGGTCCTACGAAGCACATGTGTAACCAAGACTCGGACTGCTCAGGCAGGAAGCGGTGCTGTGCCAGCGCCTGCGGCCGGGACTGCCGAGACCCCAGCAAAG GCTAA
- the Kcns1 gene encoding potassium voltage-gated channel subfamily S member 1 has translation MVSESPGPGSGVPWRPRDEALRVNVGGVRRLLSARALARFPGTRLGRLQAAASEEQARRLCDDYDAAAREFYFDRHPGFFLGLLHFYRTGHLHVLDELCVFAFGQEADYWGLGENALAACCRARYLERRVARPRAWDEDSDAPSSVDPCPDEISDVQRELARYGAARCGRLRRRLWLTMENPGYSLPSKLFSCVSIGVVLASIAAMCIHSLPEYQAREAAAAVAAVAAGRSAEDVRDDPVLRRLEYFCIAWFSFEVSSRLLLAPSPRNFFCHPLNLIDIVSVLPFYLTLLAGAALGDRRGASGEELGDLGKVVQVFRLMRIFRVLKLARHSTGLRSLGATLKHSYREVGILLLYLAVGVSVFSGVAYTAEEENVGFDTIPACWWWGTVSMTTVGYGDVVPETVAGKLAASGCILGGILVVALPITIIFNKFSHFYRRQKALEAAVRSSGQREFEDLLSSVDGVSDVSLETSRETSQEGRSTDLETQAPGEPAQSQSY, from the exons ATGGTGAGCGAGTCCCCGGGTCCGGGCTCCGGGGTGCCCTGGCGACCAAGAGACGAGGCCCTGCGCGTGAACGTGGGCGGAGTGCGGAGGCTGCTGAGCGCGCGCGCCCTCGCGCGCTTCCCGGGCACGCGGCTAGGCCGCCTCCAGGCGGCGGCGTCCGAGGAGCAGGCGCGGCGCCTGTGCGACGACTACGACGCGGCGGCGCGCGAGTTCTACTTCGATCGGCACCCGGGCTTCTTCCTGGGCCTGCTGCACTTCTACCGCACCGGCCACCTGCACGTGCTGGACGAGCTGTGCGTCTTCGCCTTCGGCCAGGAGGCCGACTACTGGGGCCTGGGCGAGAACGCGCTGGCCGCGTGCTGCCGCGCGCGCTACCTGGAGCGGCGTGTGGCGCGGCCCCGCGCCTGGGACGAGGACAGCGACGCGCCGAGCAGCGTGGACCCGTGTCCCGACGAGATCTCCGACGTGCAGCGGGAGCTGGCACGCTACGGCGCGGCCCGCTGTGGCCGCCTGCGTCGTCGTCTCTGGCTCACCATGGAGAACCCCGGCTACTCGCTGCCCAGCAAGCTCTTCAGCTGCGTGTCCATCGGCGTGGTGCTCGCCTCCATCGCGGCCATGTGCATCCACAGCCTGCCGGAGTACCAAGCCCGGGAGGCGGCAGCCGCGGTGGCGGCGGTGGCCGCGGGTCGCAGCGCCGAGGACGTGCGCGACGACCCTGTGCTGCGCCGCCTGGAGTACTTCTGCATCGCCTGGTTCAGCTTCGAGGTGTCCTCCCGCCTGCTGCTGGCTCCCAGCCCGCGCAACTTCTTCTGCCACCCGCTCAACCTCATCGACATTGTGTCCGTGCTGCCTTTCTATCTCACGCTGCTGGCGGGCGCGGCGCTCGGTGACCGGCGTGGAGCCAGCGGGGAGGAACTCGGCGACCTGGGCAAAGTGGTCCAAGTGTTCCGCCTCATGCGCATCTTCCGCGTGCTCAAGCTGGCGCGCCACTCCACGGGTCTGCGCTCGCTGGGCGCCACGCTCAAG CACAGCTACCGTGAGGTGGGCATCTTACTGCTGTACCTGGCCGTGGGCGTGTCAGTGTTCTCGGGCGTGGCCTACACGGCTGAAGAAGAAAACGTGGGCTTCGACACAATCCCCGCCTGCTGGTGGTGGGGCACCGTGAGCATGACCACAGTGGGCTATGGGGATGTGGTGCCGGAGACTGTGGCTGGCAAGCTGGCGGCCTCGGGCTGCATCCTCGGGGGCATCTTGGTGGTTGCGCTCCCCATCACCATCATCTTCAACAAGTTTTCCCACTTCTACCGGCGCCAGAAGGCCCTGGAGGCGGCGGTTCGGAGCAGCGGCCAGCGGGAGTTTGAGGACTTGCTGAGCAGTGTTGACGGGGTGTCCGACGTGTCTCTGGAAACGTCCCGAGAGACTTCTCAGGAGGGGCGCTCTACAGACCTGGAGACCCAGGCCCCCGGCGAGCCTGCTCAATCTCAGAGTTATTAA